From Candidatus Abyssobacteria bacterium SURF_5, the proteins below share one genomic window:
- a CDS encoding nitrate reductase, with amino-acid sequence MFEFVSGPLVWLAFIVFAGGCAYRLGWMFVTARKDRVVYPYMSLKYGLRSLLHWIVPFASVNMRKHPVMTVVTFLFHICLIATPVLLTAHVVMLREAIGLSWWTLPPLAADIMTIMVLIGGVFFIARRIRLPEVRNVTDYSDYLLIAVVLAPFATGFIAHHQFFAYKTMVILHIVTGVLWLIAIPFTRLAHMLYFVFTRMYMGSEFGFVRNARDW; translated from the coding sequence ATGTTTGAATTTGTGAGCGGTCCACTGGTTTGGCTGGCATTCATCGTCTTCGCCGGCGGCTGCGCCTATCGTCTGGGGTGGATGTTCGTGACCGCCCGGAAAGATCGGGTTGTTTACCCCTACATGAGCCTGAAGTACGGGTTGCGCTCGCTTCTGCACTGGATAGTTCCGTTCGCAAGCGTGAACATGAGGAAGCACCCGGTGATGACCGTCGTCACTTTTTTATTCCATATCTGCCTGATTGCGACGCCGGTCTTGCTGACGGCTCACGTGGTGATGCTGCGGGAGGCTATTGGCCTTTCGTGGTGGACTCTTCCGCCGCTGGCGGCGGATATCATGACCATCATGGTGCTGATCGGGGGCGTGTTCTTTATCGCGAGGCGCATCAGGCTGCCCGAGGTGAGAAACGTCACCGATTATTCCGATTATCTGCTGATTGCGGTGGTGCTGGCGCCTTTCGCCACCGGCTTTATCGCGCATCATCAATTCTTCGCGTACAAGACTATGGTTATTCTGCACATCGTTACAGGCGTGCTGTGGCTGATCGCGATTCCTTTTACGCGCCTGGCGCATATGCTGTATTTCGTCTTCACAAGAATGTATATGGGCTCGGAGTTCGGTTTCGTCAGGAATGCGCGAGACTGGTGA